AGTGTCTTGTAAcaagattttttgtttttgctgTAAGTTATTCAAGAAGCAAGTAACCAAGACTGGATATGGTCAGTTAGCTAATGAAGGATACAATGATTGGCATAATTTGAGTCGATGTCTTACAAATCATGAAGCGAGTAAGGAGCATATGGAGTGTATGACGAATTGGCTTGAATTGGAAAGAATATTGAAGACAAATAAAGTGATTGATGCAGGAGTacaagtaaaaattaataaagaaaGAGAACATTGGAAACAAGTGTTACAGAGGATAATCGCAGTTGTTCAACGATTGGCAAAAAATAACTTAGCATTTCGAGGAAGTTGTGAAAAACTTTATGTTGAAAACAATGGTTTGTTTCTACAAATGATTGAAATGATTGCAGAGTTTGATCCAATAATGAAAGAGCACCTCCGACGGATTAAAGACCATGAGACTTATACTACATATCTTGGTTGCAGAATTCAAAATGAGTTGATACAGATGTCAGCAAGCGAGGTAAGAAAAACAATACTTGCAAAGGTAagacaagcaaaatatttttcaatcatattaGATTGTACTCCTGATATCAGTCACAAAGAGCAAATGTCCATTGTCATACGTTGTTTAAATGATTCAAAAAGTTTCACAAAAGTAGACGAATATTGGGTGCAATGTTTAGATGTTGATGATACTTCGGGACTTGGGCTTTTTATGCATCTTAAAAATGCTTTAGTGAATCTTGAGCTTGATATTGATGATATTAGAGGTCAAGGATATGATAATGGATCTAATATGAAAAGTAGTCATAAAGGTGTACAAAAAAGGTTACTTGAAATGAATCCCAGAGCTTTTTATACTCATTGTGGTTGTCATAGTCTCAATTTAGCCTTGTGTGATATGGCTAATTGTTGTCCTAAGGCTATGTCATTTTTTGGAGTAATACAACGGATCTATACATTGTTCTCCTCTTCTACCAAGCGGTGGAAGATTTTCAAAGATCACGTGAAGGGTTTGACAGTTAAGCCATTGTCACAAACACGATGGGAAAGTCATGTTGAGAGTGTTAAACCTATAAAGGAGCAAATTGCACAAATAAGAGATGCTTTGTATGACTTGGCAAATGAAAGTGAAGATCCCAAAACGAAGAGTGAAGCTGAATCCTTAGCGTTATATGAACTTGAGAATTTTGAATTCTTGCTTGGTGTGGTAATTTGGTACAAGTTGTTGCATGCTATCAACACCGTGAGCAAATTTCTTCAATCTGAAAATATGGATATTGATGTTGCTATCAAACTTTTACAAGGAATTGTTTTATTTCTTGAAGAATTTAGAGAAGATGGTTACGATAAGGCCATGGTTGAAGCTAAAGAAATGGCATGTGAGATGGGCATTGAAGCTGTATTTCGAGAGAAATGTGTTATTCGAAGAAAGAAACAATTTGGTGAAAGTAACAGTGAAGAAGTGATACAGTGAACTGCAGAATCTTTTCGAATTAACTACTTTCTCTTTATAATCGATCAAGCTCGTTCTTCTATGAAAGCTCGATTTGAAcagtttcaaaaatatgaagaaaCATTTGGTTTTTTGTTCAATCTAGAGAGGTTACAACGTGCAGACGATCAAACCTTGTTGAGGTCTTGCAAGAATCTTGAAAAATCGCTAtggaactaaaaaaaatatgaacacgCATTatgattcagagacctcttttTAAAAGTTAGACTCAAGCCCAAATA
This window of the Primulina huaijiensis isolate GDHJ02 chromosome 3, ASM1229523v2, whole genome shotgun sequence genome carries:
- the LOC140974641 gene encoding uncharacterized protein gives rise to the protein MAVTVLSFAEVSEHNTNKDCWSSLMARLIMLPKYMSGSQKRKRKLKIEEMIQSQAGDINKYFVSNKNIVEEVEDTIDNSISREQDNELDENEIDIKKVLESVNVDVFNDHEKDEEFVQYENLNQETWCDDPAKWDNIDQKVRNFLVERGPNRDVINVFPKDSANRHFNVSLYKRILPNREESDRRWLLYSVSCNKIFCFCCKLFKKQVTKTGYGQLANEGYNDWHNLSRCLTNHEASKEHMECMTNWLELERILKTNKVIDAGVQVKINKEREHWKQVLQRIIAVVQRLAKNNLAFRGSCEKLYVENNGLFLQMIEMIAEFDPIMKEHLRRIKDHETYTTYLGCRIQNELIQMSASEVRKTILAKVRQAKYFSIILDCTPDISHKEQMSIVIRCLNDSKSFTKVDEYWVQCLDVDDTSGLGLFMHLKNALVNLELDIDDIRGQGYDNGSNMKSSHKGVQKRLLEMNPRAFYTHCGCHSLNLALCDMANCCPKAMSFFGVIQRIYTLFSSSTKRWKIFKDHVKGLTVKPLSQTRWESHVESVKPIKEQIAQIRDALYDLANESEDPKTKSEAESLALYELENFEFLLGVVIWYKLLHAINTVSKFLQSENMDIDVAIKLLQGIVLFLEEFREDGYDKAMVEAKEMACEMGIEAVFREKCVIRRKKQFGEIPSRVSRYHVDMFIYDVEDHPGGDEGRTKAKISRLSGFYVGDVNLSTIPTKNYRPPKQPRYNQDKTPQFIVKLLQFLVPLSILGLALDILVSL